The sequence below is a genomic window from Thermodesulfobacteriota bacterium.
TCTGGCCAAAAAGGGGATTGACGGCTCCCGCATGAGCTGCAAGGGGTACGCCTACAACAAACCGGCCGCCTCCAATGACTCGGCGGCGGGCAAGGCCCACAACCGGCGGACCACGTTACAGCCGGTTCGGTAGCCGGCAGGATATAGCCGGTCGGTTTAGTTAAGGCAAAGGCAATTTTAAAAAGGCAGTGAAACCGGACATGACGACCGGTTAATGTGTGACATCAGTAAAGCCCGGGCGGAAAACGTGAGATTTCGCCCGGGCTTTGTTTTGATCGTATCTTGTAGAGGATATCCATGCGATTAGACAAGATGCTGGCCCCGGCCCGGCTGCTGCTGGCTGCGGTTTCGCTATTTCTGTTGTGCTGTTACGGCTGTGCCTGGTGGGGTGCTAAAGGGGATCAGGCCGGCGTGCTTCAAAAAACCGCGTCGACTGAAGATGCCGACCGGAAAGATCCCACTCAGGATCAGGTCGTGTTCCGCGGTCAGGTGATGACGGCCGCGGAGAGACAGGCCGTTCTGGACAGGGAAAAAGCGGAGGCGGAAACGGAGGCGCTGCGCCGGCAGTCGGAAATCGCCCGGCTGATGGCCGACGGCAGGGCGCATTTACAGGAAAGCCGGTGGGACGCCGCCATCGAATCGTTTAACAACGTCCTGGCCCTGGACGCTGCCCACATGGAAGCGCGCCGGCTGCTGGCAAAAGCCGAACAGGGCAGGGAGGATGAATTCAAGAAAGCCTATACCAATGACCTTGGCATGACCTTTGTGTGGATAGAGCCGGGCGGTTTCCAGATGGGCAGCCCGTCAAAAGAGCAGGGCCGGTATGGTGATGAGGTCCAGCACCCGGTGATTCTGACCAGGGGATTCTACCTGCAGACCACTGAAGTGACCCAGGGGCAGTGGAAAAAGATCATGAACGATAACCCGGCCTTTTTTAAAGAGTGCGGGGATAACTGCCCGGTGGAGCAGGTCTCCTGGAATGACGTCCGGGGCTTTATCAGCCGCTTGAACAAAAAGACCGGCCGGATTTATCGTCTGCCGACCGAGGCCGAGTGGGAGTATGCCTGCCGGGCGGGAACCACCGGGCTGTTTCATACCGGTGACTGCCTGACCGATGCCCAGGCCAATTATGACAGCGCCATTTCCTTTTACGGATGCCCCAGGGGGAAACTGAGGGGCAAACCCGTGCCGGTAAAAAGTTTCCCGCCCAACGCCTGGGGATTGTATGACATGCACGGCAATGTCTGGGAATGGTGCGCGGACTGGTACGGGGATTATCCTTCAGGCAGCGTTAAAGATCCGGCCGGCCCGGATTCGGGCGCCAGCCGCGTGAATCGCGGGGGCTGCTGGAACCGGGATGCGGTTTACTGCCGCTCGGCCATCCGCAATGACGATGCGCCGGACTCCCGGTTCAATAACCTGGGCTTCCGGCTGGTGCTTCAGCCGTAGCGGAAGCTTCTTTACGCCATATTTCCAGACGGTGCCCTTCCGGATCCCGCAGATAAAACACCCGGGCGCCCCAGGGATGCGTCCTGATATCCGTGGGGTTCAGTCCAATTTCTCCGGCCGCCCGATGGGCCGCTTCAATGTCGTCGACCTCCAGGGTAATGGTGACGCCCTGTCCCCGGCAACTTTTTACGGAAGACCGCTTTTCATCGGCGATGCTGATGAACGCCCCGTCGCCTGACCGGAATTCCACGAACCAGTCCGAGGAAAAGGTCACCGGCAGTTCCAGCCGGTCCCGGTAGAACCGCACGGTTTCCTCCCATTTGCCGCAGTACAGGATCGTATTGGCGGATTTGACGGCGATCGGCATTGTTCTTTATTTGATATAAGAACAGCAGTAGTCGGTAAGGCTTTTGACGTTCAGGCCGAATTTGGATTTGGCCGGGACTTCAAATTGTCCCCCGCCTTTTATCGTTTTCCATCCCTCGCTTTCCGATATCAATACATCCAGTTCGCCGGAGAGGATTTCCATGATCTCTTTAACATCCGTGTTGAACTCATATTTTCCCGGGGCCATAATGCCAAGGGTTTTGCGCGAGCCGTCCGGGAAGACAACCGTGCGGCTGGTGACTTTGCCGTCAAAATAAACATTGGCCTTTTTAATGACAGTCACATTCTTAAATTCGGACATATCGTTCTTCCTCTTTTTACGGGTTGTATTCCAGGGCCGCTGAAAGCGTTCCCGCACCATTCGTTTATGAAGTTATCCCTTACTCGTTGAAATCGGCGTCCACTTCCGACCGGATCTGAAGAACCGACTCCTGATGGAACTGCTGTTTGTAGGACCGGGCTATTTCATCCAGCTTTCTGACGGTGCTTTCCCTGTCGGGAGATACGACCATCAGCATCATTGAAGGCTCGGCGTAGATTGTTGCCCCGCTTTGCCAGTATCCCTGGGCGCTGTACAAGGTAAACCCGTCAGGGAAGCGCGTGACGATTTGTTCATCCCTGAATCGTTCCCAGTCCTGATCGGAAATCCTCGTCTGGCCGGCATCGGAAGAAAGCCCGAAGCACACCTCATATTTTGTCCATTGCGGCTGACCCGCGCATCCCGAGACCAGAAGCAGTATGGCCGGTAAAGTGAGACGCAAGTAACGTTTCATATTGGTTTCGATTATTCCGGAGACGGCCACGGGTGACCCTGGAAACTTGTTGCCGGGGAAACACAAGAAGCGCTTTGATCTCCTGAGTGCATAGCCGTTAGAGGGCTAACGACAAGCCTCCGGGGTGCCGCGCCTCGCGGCGTCCTCCAGGAGGCACATGTTGGCCGCTTTCCCATGTGACCTAAATTATGATTAGCTGAGCAAAAGAACAGCCTTAAACAAGAGCCGATGACAAGAGGAGCGGTGCGTATTTCATGGATCATTTCCTTTTGGCCCTGGCGGTGAAGCAGCCTGGTTCCGCGGCAAGCGCAGCCCGCCGCGGGAACAGGCCGCGGAACGAAGCAATCCCTTGTTGGCTGAAGCGATTCAATTGACAAGAAGAGTTTTGCAGTGTGAGACATTATTCAGCTATGCACGCAATGGAAATAGTAGCCCGCATACTTCTCGATGCTTTGCGGCAGAGACAAAAACGCGGCCCGCTCCGGATGACGGGATGGGGCGAAGTTCAATACGGACTATCAATTAGTCGAAGTAGAAACGAACGCTGAGAAGGATGCGGACTTCGTCATCCTGCACCTCTCCGTCTTCACTATCGACGAAGATATCATCGGTGGCAATAAGGTAGCTGCCGTCCACGGCAAGAGCAACGTCGTCGCGGATGAAGTACTTCGCGCCGCCGCCGACCGAAAAGACGGCGGCGTCGGTGTCAATATCGCTATCGTCGGCTTCGGCATCGGCCCAGACAGCGCCGGCGCTCAGGAACGGCACAAGAGCCGAATCAAGTACGAGGTTGTACTCGGCACGGACTCCCAACTCGGTGCTCATGTAGAAATCGTTGTCGCGTAATCCAGCGACCGCGGCAACTTCGATGCCGTCGGCGACGAACTGGCCGTAGGCGAGCTGAATTTGGACTTCATCTCCCATCAGATAGATGTATCCTGCACCTTCAAGAACCTTGGTTCCCTTGTCCAGATTCGGGGTAACTCGGCTGGATTCCTTTTCAGCGGCGAACGCCGAACCCGCCAACATAGCTGCGAGTGCAAACACAAACCATTTTTTACTCATCTGCTGTTCCTCCTGTTTTGTTAACGTTTACGACACGGGAAAGGATCACCCTTCAAGTAGCCCATGACCCTACACATTGTAGCATTCGGTTAACC
It includes:
- a CDS encoding SUMF1/EgtB/PvdO family nonheme iron enzyme, producing MRLDKMLAPARLLLAAVSLFLLCCYGCAWWGAKGDQAGVLQKTASTEDADRKDPTQDQVVFRGQVMTAAERQAVLDREKAEAETEALRRQSEIARLMADGRAHLQESRWDAAIESFNNVLALDAAHMEARRLLAKAEQGREDEFKKAYTNDLGMTFVWIEPGGFQMGSPSKEQGRYGDEVQHPVILTRGFYLQTTEVTQGQWKKIMNDNPAFFKECGDNCPVEQVSWNDVRGFISRLNKKTGRIYRLPTEAEWEYACRAGTTGLFHTGDCLTDAQANYDSAISFYGCPRGKLRGKPVPVKSFPPNAWGLYDMHGNVWEWCADWYGDYPSGSVKDPAGPDSGASRVNRGGCWNRDAVYCRSAIRNDDAPDSRFNNLGFRLVLQP
- a CDS encoding VOC family protein, whose protein sequence is MPIAVKSANTILYCGKWEETVRFYRDRLELPVTFSSDWFVEFRSGDGAFISIADEKRSSVKSCRGQGVTITLEVDDIEAAHRAAGEIGLNPTDIRTHPWGARVFYLRDPEGHRLEIWRKEASATAEAPAGSPGY
- a CDS encoding pyrimidine/purine nucleoside phosphorylase → MSEFKNVTVIKKANVYFDGKVTSRTVVFPDGSRKTLGIMAPGKYEFNTDVKEIMEILSGELDVLISESEGWKTIKGGGQFEVPAKSKFGLNVKSLTDYCCSYIK
- a CDS encoding DUF3574 domain-containing protein, yielding MKRYLRLTLPAILLLVSGCAGQPQWTKYEVCFGLSSDAGQTRISDQDWERFRDEQIVTRFPDGFTLYSAQGYWQSGATIYAEPSMMLMVVSPDRESTVRKLDEIARSYKQQFHQESVLQIRSEVDADFNE
- a CDS encoding outer membrane beta-barrel protein, which translates into the protein MSKKWFVFALAAMLAGSAFAAEKESSRVTPNLDKGTKVLEGAGYIYLMGDEVQIQLAYGQFVADGIEVAAVAGLRDNDFYMSTELGVRAEYNLVLDSALVPFLSAGAVWADAEADDSDIDTDAAVFSVGGGAKYFIRDDVALAVDGSYLIATDDIFVDSEDGEVQDDEVRILLSVRFYFD